From Desulfovibrio desulfuricans, a single genomic window includes:
- the mraY gene encoding phospho-N-acetylmuramoyl-pentapeptide-transferase, whose amino-acid sequence MFYNLFVPLASEWTVFNVFRYISFRSLAALITALVLSILIGPRFIGWLRSLKCGQYIHEDVAAHACKAGTPTMGGLLMLFALSISLLLWSDLTNPYIWQAFLVFAGFGAVGFWDDITKLRHHKNKGISGRSKMAGQLAVACAAMVLLYINPDYSSKLTIPFLKEVTFDLGWFYLPFGVFVMVASSNAVNLTDGLDGLAIGPSIVACLVFSIFIYITGNARFAGYLLLPYMPGVGEVTVFCAALVGAGLGFLWFNAYPAQVFMGDVGSLSLGGVLGYLALLCKQELVLSVVGGLFVAETLSVILQVGYFRWTGGKRIFRMAPLHHHFELKGVPESKIIIRFWITSILLGLVALSVLKLR is encoded by the coding sequence ATGTTCTATAATCTCTTTGTCCCCCTTGCGTCCGAATGGACGGTATTCAACGTTTTTCGGTACATCAGCTTCCGCTCGTTGGCCGCGCTCATCACTGCTCTTGTGCTTTCTATTCTCATTGGTCCCCGCTTTATCGGCTGGCTCCGCAGCCTCAAATGCGGCCAGTATATTCACGAAGACGTTGCCGCCCACGCCTGCAAGGCCGGCACCCCCACCATGGGCGGTCTGCTCATGCTGTTTGCGCTCAGCATCAGCCTGCTTTTGTGGTCTGACCTGACCAATCCCTACATCTGGCAGGCTTTTCTTGTTTTTGCGGGCTTCGGGGCCGTTGGCTTCTGGGACGACATAACCAAGTTGCGTCACCACAAAAACAAGGGGATTTCCGGCAGGTCCAAGATGGCGGGGCAACTGGCTGTTGCCTGCGCGGCAATGGTGCTGCTCTATATCAATCCCGATTACAGCAGCAAGCTGACCATTCCTTTTCTGAAAGAAGTTACCTTTGATTTGGGCTGGTTTTATCTGCCCTTTGGCGTGTTTGTCATGGTGGCCTCTTCCAACGCCGTCAACCTGACGGACGGCCTGGACGGTCTTGCCATCGGGCCTTCCATTGTGGCTTGCCTCGTTTTTTCCATCTTCATCTATATCACGGGCAACGCCCGTTTTGCCGGATACCTGCTGCTGCCCTACATGCCCGGCGTGGGCGAGGTCACAGTGTTCTGCGCGGCGCTTGTGGGCGCTGGCCTTGGCTTTTTGTGGTTCAACGCCTATCCGGCCCAGGTATTCATGGGCGATGTGGGTTCGCTTTCGCTCGGCGGCGTGCTGGGCTATCTGGCCCTGCTGTGCAAGCAGGAACTTGTGCTTTCCGTAGTGGGCGGCCTTTTTGTGGCCGAAACACTTTCGGTCATTCTACAGGTCGGCTACTTCCGCTGGACTGGCGGCAAACGTATTTTCCGCATGGCACCCTTGCACCATCATTTTGAGCTCAAGGGCGTGCCTGAATCCAAGATCATCATCCGGTTCTGGATAACTTCCATCCTGTTGGGCCTTGTGGCGCTTTCTGTTCTGAAGCTGCGCTGA
- a CDS encoding UDP-N-acetylmuramoyl-L-alanyl-D-glutamate--2,6-diaminopimelate ligase has translation MEREFAALLEQCRRGGIEVRVDSRQVNSGDIFVAVPGVNEDGARFIPAAVAAGASIVVCRPGGAEEAAALAGGCRVVHHSDPREALWRLAEARWRTSELPLKIVGVTGTNGKTTCSYLLEQLFAQAGHKLGVMGTVSYRWPGHAEAAPLTTPDALSVHAMLAAMAKAGVDVAVMEVSSHAIDQQRVCGVPFSGAAFTNLTQDHLDYHKNMESYFQVKARLFLELPRPDKAMAVNADDPWGRRLLELCPTALSFGLQKGALNKRHLWGELLSAGTDGCHMRMHLEGSKWELRSPLVGAFNASNLLAVQAVALEMGIEPEAFKSLESFTGVSGRLERVENPQGLNVFVDYAHTPDALENVLQALRGAGFKRVVTVFGCGGNRDRTKRPLMGEAVARWSDVAVLTSDNPRFEEPEAILQDVLPGLKSAREVVVEVDRRAATIKALKMLGKDDALLIAGKGHEDYQIIQGVKHHYSDQEVVREFLHCA, from the coding sequence ATGGAACGGGAATTTGCAGCCCTTCTTGAACAGTGCAGACGCGGCGGTATTGAGGTGCGCGTCGATTCTCGTCAGGTCAATTCCGGCGATATCTTTGTTGCCGTGCCTGGCGTTAACGAAGACGGGGCGCGCTTTATTCCCGCCGCAGTGGCCGCAGGGGCCTCCATTGTCGTTTGCCGTCCCGGCGGAGCGGAGGAAGCCGCAGCGCTTGCTGGCGGCTGCCGCGTCGTGCATCATTCCGACCCGCGCGAGGCGCTCTGGCGTCTGGCGGAGGCCCGCTGGCGCACCAGCGAACTGCCGCTCAAGATCGTGGGCGTCACAGGCACCAACGGCAAGACCACATGCTCCTATCTGCTCGAACAGCTCTTTGCGCAGGCCGGGCACAAGCTTGGCGTCATGGGCACGGTCAGCTACCGCTGGCCCGGCCATGCGGAAGCTGCGCCCCTCACCACTCCCGATGCCCTGAGCGTGCACGCCATGCTGGCCGCCATGGCCAAGGCGGGCGTTGATGTGGCGGTGATGGAAGTGTCGTCCCACGCCATCGACCAGCAGCGCGTCTGCGGTGTGCCGTTTTCCGGCGCAGCCTTTACCAATCTGACGCAGGATCATCTGGATTATCACAAGAACATGGAGAGCTACTTCCAGGTCAAGGCCCGCCTGTTCCTGGAGCTGCCCCGGCCCGACAAGGCCATGGCTGTCAACGCCGACGACCCCTGGGGCCGCCGCCTGCTGGAATTGTGCCCCACGGCGCTTTCCTTTGGTTTGCAGAAAGGCGCGCTGAACAAGCGCCACCTCTGGGGTGAACTGCTTTCTGCCGGAACGGACGGCTGCCACATGCGTATGCATCTTGAGGGCAGCAAGTGGGAACTTCGCTCGCCCCTGGTGGGCGCGTTCAACGCCTCCAACCTGCTGGCCGTGCAGGCCGTTGCCCTTGAAATGGGCATTGAGCCTGAGGCCTTCAAATCTCTTGAAAGTTTTACGGGCGTGAGCGGGCGGCTGGAGCGTGTAGAAAATCCCCAAGGATTAAATGTATTTGTAGACTACGCCCACACGCCAGACGCGCTGGAAAACGTTTTGCAGGCCCTGCGGGGGGCTGGATTCAAACGCGTTGTTACTGTATTTGGCTGCGGCGGCAATCGCGACCGCACCAAGCGCCCCCTCATGGGCGAGGCCGTGGCCCGCTGGTCCGACGTGGCAGTGCTGACCTCCGACAACCCGCGTTTTGAAGAGCCGGAAGCCATTTTGCAGGATGTTCTGCCCGGTTTGAAATCCGCCCGCGAAGTTGTGGTTGAGGTTGATCGCCGCGCGGCTACCATCAAGGCGCTGAAAATGCTCGGCAAGGACGATGCATTGCTTATTGCAGGCAAGGGCCATGAGGATTATCAGATCATCCAGGGTGTCAAACACCACTATAGCGACCAGGAAGTAGTTAGGGAGTTTCTTCATTGCGCCTGA
- the rsmH gene encoding 16S rRNA (cytosine(1402)-N(4))-methyltransferase RsmH: MTEILDNIAEPVRHVPVLPAETLEALSPRAGGRYLDGTLGMGGHASAVLGTASDIELCGLDRDEDAMALARQRLAPFGDRAHIFHCNYSNFPDALAELGWNKVDGALLDIGVSSLQLDEAERGFSFHGDGPLDMRMDQNSGQPSAWHWVNRESFARLKECIAMLGEEPQAGRIARVIVESRQKASIDTTAELAALVEKAYPAAWRAKARRHPATRTFQALRMAVNDELGELRRFLDNILAYLPIGGRLAIITFHSLEDRMVKQAMRHWAEGCRCPRHVPVCVCHHQPEVRILYKKPVTATPEELAVNPRSSSAKLRAVEKIAEATGA; this comes from the coding sequence ATGACGGAAATTTTGGATAACATCGCAGAACCCGTGCGGCACGTGCCGGTGCTTCCGGCAGAAACGCTGGAGGCTCTTTCGCCCCGCGCCGGGGGCCGCTATCTGGATGGCACCCTTGGCATGGGCGGCCATGCCTCGGCAGTGCTCGGCACCGCCAGCGACATAGAACTGTGCGGCCTCGACCGGGACGAAGACGCCATGGCTCTTGCGCGTCAGCGGTTGGCCCCCTTTGGCGACCGCGCTCACATTTTTCATTGCAATTACAGCAATTTTCCCGATGCGCTGGCAGAACTGGGCTGGAACAAGGTGGACGGCGCGCTGCTGGATATCGGAGTTTCCTCGCTCCAGCTTGATGAAGCCGAACGCGGTTTCAGCTTTCACGGCGATGGCCCGCTCGATATGCGCATGGATCAGAATTCCGGTCAGCCATCGGCCTGGCACTGGGTCAACCGCGAAAGTTTTGCAAGGCTCAAGGAATGCATCGCCATGCTGGGCGAAGAACCTCAGGCAGGGCGCATTGCCCGCGTGATTGTGGAATCGCGCCAGAAGGCAAGCATAGACACCACCGCAGAGCTGGCGGCCCTGGTGGAAAAGGCCTACCCCGCAGCATGGCGGGCCAAGGCCCGGCGGCATCCGGCCACGCGCACCTTTCAGGCCTTGCGCATGGCCGTCAACGACGAGCTGGGCGAATTGCGGCGTTTTCTTGATAACATACTGGCTTATCTGCCCATCGGCGGCAGGCTCGCCATCATAACATTTCACTCGCTTGAAGACCGCATGGTCAAGCAGGCCATGCGTCACTGGGCAGAAGGCTGCCGCTGCCCGCGCCATGTGCCGGTATGCGTGTGCCATCATCAGCCCGAAGTGCGCATTCTGTACAAAAAACCCGTGACCGCCACGCCCGAAGAGCTGGCCGTCAACCCTCGCTCCAGCAGCGCCAAGCTGCGCGCTGTGGAAAAAATAGCCGAGGCGACGGGAGCATGA
- a CDS encoding UDP-N-acetylmuramoyl-tripeptide--D-alanyl-D-alanine ligase encodes MRLTYNEIAARLGLSALESDIALTATVTDSREAAPGALFVCIPGSRVDGHDFVPAAVELGASAVLASRALPGAGVPVLVVEDTIKALGSIAAMWRDKTTARVVGVTGTAGKTTLKEVLAQVLSVRGKTAKNALNNNNQIGMPRAMLATDGDEDFWVMEAGISHEGDMEELSSVMRPDIGLILNVGAGHTEGLGSKGVAWHKSRLLTNLAPKGIGLVCADYPELVREARATGAELHFFSATGRAVDYRASYAGPAPAQADGRDDAATGIDAPDDRRGLYHLWLDGSRCDVTAPFRGEYGAENVIAVAAAAHLLGLSNAEIAQGLAQSELPVQRFNQTRVGKWLLIDDTYNANPLSMRRMLDAAAERAAGRLFVPVLGEMLELGPQAAAEHEALGKHLAELKPSAVFWKGGHGENIRAGLTCGGYTGPWFEVYDAAAFAAAWAELTHTAFAENKTGGVALFKGSRGNRLECLLQTLTEPEAVRG; translated from the coding sequence TTGCGCCTGACTTACAATGAAATAGCGGCCCGTCTGGGCCTGAGCGCCCTTGAGAGCGACATTGCGCTGACCGCCACCGTGACGGACAGCCGCGAGGCCGCGCCCGGGGCTCTCTTTGTCTGCATCCCCGGCAGCAGGGTGGATGGGCACGATTTTGTGCCTGCCGCCGTGGAGCTTGGGGCTTCTGCCGTGCTGGCCTCACGGGCGCTGCCCGGTGCAGGCGTGCCTGTGCTGGTTGTGGAAGATACGATCAAGGCCCTTGGCAGCATAGCCGCCATGTGGCGCGATAAAACAACTGCCAGAGTTGTGGGCGTTACGGGCACTGCAGGCAAGACAACACTCAAGGAAGTGCTGGCTCAGGTGCTTTCCGTACGCGGCAAAACCGCAAAAAACGCCCTGAACAACAACAATCAGATCGGCATGCCCCGCGCCATGCTCGCCACTGACGGCGATGAAGATTTCTGGGTCATGGAGGCTGGCATCAGCCATGAGGGCGACATGGAAGAACTGTCGTCCGTCATGCGCCCTGACATTGGCCTTATACTTAACGTCGGCGCCGGTCATACCGAGGGTCTTGGCAGCAAGGGCGTGGCCTGGCACAAATCGCGCCTGCTCACCAATCTTGCCCCCAAGGGCATAGGCCTTGTATGCGCCGATTATCCCGAACTTGTGCGCGAGGCCAGAGCCACCGGCGCGGAGTTGCATTTTTTTAGCGCCACAGGCAGAGCCGTGGATTACCGCGCTTCTTACGCAGGGCCAGCGCCCGCCCAGGCCGACGGCCGGGATGATGCCGCAACGGGCATTGACGCGCCGGACGACAGGCGCGGTCTGTACCACCTCTGGCTTGACGGCTCGCGTTGTGATGTAACCGCCCCCTTCAGGGGAGAGTACGGCGCGGAGAATGTTATAGCCGTTGCCGCCGCAGCCCATCTGCTGGGCCTGAGCAATGCGGAAATTGCGCAGGGTCTGGCCCAGAGCGAACTGCCCGTGCAGCGGTTCAATCAGACGCGCGTAGGCAAGTGGCTGCTTATTGACGATACCTATAATGCCAATCCGCTTTCCATGCGCCGCATGCTTGATGCCGCGGCAGAGCGCGCCGCTGGCAGGCTTTTTGTGCCTGTGCTCGGCGAAATGCTCGAGCTTGGGCCGCAGGCAGCGGCAGAGCATGAGGCCCTTGGCAAACACCTGGCTGAACTTAAACCCTCGGCAGTATTCTGGAAAGGCGGCCACGGTGAAAATATCCGCGCCGGGCTGACCTGTGGGGGCTATACAGGGCCGTGGTTCGAGGTGTATGACGCTGCGGCCTTTGCTGCTGCATGGGCCGAATTGACGCACACTGCGTTTGCCGAAAACAAAACTGGCGGCGTGGCCCTGTTCAAGGGATCACGCGGCAACAGGCTGGAATGCCTGCTCCAGACTCTCACAGAGCCGGAGGCCGTGCGGGGCTGA
- the ftsW gene encoding putative lipid II flippase FtsW codes for MKNIFSGKEKAPKVNSAMARATEEGPFAPFDWWLFTIMLIILSIGLVMVLSASGIVAEQVNGDKYFFFKRQVIFALCGGVALWSAALLPRHWLYRMQYPALFLALLLLLVTLSPLTPAINGAKRWIPLGFISIQPMEFVKIALALYLAYFMSSKQELIKTFSRGVIPPFAVTGLFCFLLLLQPDFGSAVVLASILFFMCVAGGTRFVYLFFSVALACGGAMALAISSPYRLRRLLAFLDPFQDAHNTGYQLVQSLLAIGSGSFFGVGVGASKQKMFYLPEAHNDFIMAVLAEEMGFVGVSVVMILFALLFWRCYKIIMGQRNLRDRFTAFGITTILAMGSVMNLAVVMGVAPPKGVPMPLMSYGGSNLLATMLCVGLLMNFSRTADTWTTSS; via the coding sequence ATGAAGAACATCTTCAGCGGTAAGGAAAAAGCGCCCAAGGTAAACAGCGCCATGGCGAGGGCCACGGAAGAAGGGCCGTTCGCGCCCTTTGACTGGTGGCTTTTCACCATCATGCTGATTATCCTTTCCATTGGTCTTGTGATGGTGCTTTCGGCCAGCGGCATTGTGGCGGAGCAGGTCAACGGCGACAAATACTTTTTCTTCAAGCGTCAGGTCATCTTTGCCCTTTGCGGCGGCGTTGCCCTGTGGAGCGCAGCCCTCCTGCCAAGGCACTGGCTGTACCGCATGCAGTATCCTGCGCTGTTTCTTGCGCTGCTCCTGCTGCTGGTGACACTCTCGCCCCTTACCCCTGCCATCAACGGCGCAAAGCGCTGGATTCCGCTGGGTTTTATCTCCATTCAGCCCATGGAATTCGTCAAAATTGCGCTGGCGCTGTATCTGGCGTACTTCATGAGTTCCAAGCAGGAACTTATCAAGACGTTCAGCCGGGGCGTCATACCTCCCTTTGCCGTAACGGGGCTGTTCTGTTTTTTGCTGCTCTTGCAGCCTGACTTCGGCAGCGCCGTTGTTCTTGCAAGTATCCTGTTTTTCATGTGCGTGGCGGGCGGCACCCGCTTTGTCTATCTGTTCTTTTCAGTTGCGCTCGCCTGCGGCGGCGCTATGGCGCTGGCCATTTCTTCGCCCTATCGTCTGCGCCGTCTGCTGGCCTTTCTTGATCCTTTTCAGGATGCGCACAATACGGGCTACCAGCTTGTGCAGTCGCTGCTTGCCATTGGTTCGGGCAGCTTCTTTGGCGTAGGCGTTGGCGCAAGCAAGCAGAAGATGTTTTATCTGCCTGAAGCGCACAACGACTTTATCATGGCCGTGCTTGCCGAAGAAATGGGTTTTGTGGGCGTAAGCGTTGTGATGATTCTGTTTGCCCTGCTTTTCTGGCGCTGCTACAAAATCATCATGGGCCAGCGCAATCTGCGCGACCGTTTTACCGCATTCGGCATTACCACCATTCTTGCAATGGGCTCGGTCATGAATCTGGCCGTGGTCATGGGGGTTGCGCCGCCCAAGGGCGTGCCCATGCCCCTCATGAGTTACGGCGGCAGTAACCTTTTGGCCACCATGCTGTGCGTGGGCCTGCTTATGAATTTTTCAAGGACGGCGGACACATGGACAACATCATCCTGA
- a CDS encoding penicillin-binding transpeptidase domain-containing protein, whose translation MFKLSSRKRNVSSAGPVRATKPQTTRNLVSSGKGTSSPAWMGNVDWGRARIKIVVCIFCLLWVGLWGRAWYLQMMEGPRLAERARRQHTATELVTGRRGMIFDRNGQVLARSVEAKSIYARPQDITDFQAMANTLGPILGMEPQKLYDDLAQTKRRFVWLKRKVDDYTAEAVRKANITGIGLSKEYDRVYPFKHMAGQLLGFVGLDDKGLEGIERSLDSRLGCIPTRQIVQRDAMGRRFYLHEEGQSEPVGQDLTLTIDMQIQFFVEEAVARTVREYDARWGGALVVDVASGEIMAWAQYPFFNPNNYKDFSPLVYRNRLAADALEPGSTFKPFVMAAAIQERKVTPNTLIDCEGGKWVTKNFTIRDTSRQGILPAAKVLRYSSNIGMAKIGLSMGAPTFYKYMHALGFGQRTGVPVSESRGILRAPRDWSEVDIMSTSFGQSISVTGLQMAQGYLTLLNNGVYKPLRLTREDGVVDEVRPRIYSETAVREVMHMMRDVVEEHDGTGKRARVDGIDVGGKTGTAQKADHRSGTYGSKRLASFVGFFPADKPKYFVMVMVDEPSRNQYGGVVAAPVFKEVASRMVTYTGMFNETKVAEADTKAATGEGPATKTRQRGLKLASLEVPYATDTRKLAPPQQAEGMHLPGHLAKASSKVPDVMGKSVRNAVELFARAGVVPELKGSGSRVVKQTPAPGVAWPEEGKDIEYILWLSER comes from the coding sequence ATGTTCAAACTCAGTTCTCGCAAACGCAATGTGTCCAGCGCTGGCCCTGTCCGTGCCACCAAGCCGCAGACCACCCGCAACCTTGTCTCTTCGGGCAAGGGCACGAGCTCTCCGGCCTGGATGGGCAATGTGGACTGGGGCCGCGCCCGCATCAAGATCGTTGTATGCATCTTCTGCTTGCTGTGGGTCGGGCTGTGGGGGCGCGCATGGTATCTCCAGATGATGGAGGGGCCGCGTCTTGCAGAACGCGCGCGTCGGCAGCATACGGCTACGGAGCTGGTCACCGGGCGTCGCGGCATGATCTTTGACCGCAACGGTCAGGTGCTGGCCCGCAGTGTAGAAGCCAAATCCATTTACGCCCGCCCGCAGGATATCACCGATTTTCAGGCCATGGCCAACACCCTTGGCCCCATTCTGGGCATGGAGCCTCAGAAGCTTTATGACGACCTGGCGCAGACCAAGCGCCGCTTTGTCTGGCTGAAGCGCAAGGTGGACGACTATACCGCCGAGGCCGTGCGCAAGGCCAACATTACCGGCATAGGCCTGAGCAAGGAATATGACCGCGTTTATCCCTTCAAGCACATGGCGGGGCAGCTTCTGGGCTTTGTGGGCCTTGACGACAAGGGGCTTGAGGGTATCGAGCGCTCGCTTGATTCGCGCCTTGGCTGCATTCCCACGCGCCAGATTGTGCAGCGCGACGCCATGGGCCGCCGCTTTTATCTGCACGAAGAAGGGCAGAGCGAGCCGGTGGGGCAGGATCTGACCCTCACCATCGACATGCAGATCCAGTTTTTTGTTGAAGAAGCAGTAGCACGTACCGTGCGGGAATATGATGCCCGCTGGGGCGGGGCGCTGGTGGTGGATGTGGCCTCTGGCGAAATTATGGCATGGGCGCAGTATCCTTTCTTCAATCCCAACAACTACAAGGATTTTTCGCCGCTCGTTTATCGCAACAGGCTGGCTGCCGATGCCCTGGAACCGGGTTCCACATTCAAGCCTTTTGTGATGGCTGCCGCCATTCAGGAGCGCAAGGTCACGCCCAATACCCTTATCGACTGCGAAGGCGGCAAGTGGGTGACCAAGAATTTCACCATTCGCGACACCTCGCGGCAGGGAATATTGCCCGCTGCCAAGGTGCTGCGCTATTCGTCCAACATCGGCATGGCCAAGATCGGCCTGTCCATGGGCGCTCCCACCTTCTATAAATATATGCACGCGCTGGGCTTTGGACAGCGCACCGGCGTACCTGTGTCTGAAAGCCGTGGCATCCTGCGCGCCCCGCGTGACTGGAGCGAAGTGGACATCATGTCCACCTCGTTTGGTCAGAGTATCTCGGTGACGGGCCTCCAGATGGCGCAGGGCTACCTGACCCTGCTCAACAATGGCGTGTACAAGCCCCTGCGCCTCACGCGCGAAGACGGCGTTGTGGATGAGGTGCGCCCCCGCATTTATTCTGAAACCGCCGTGCGCGAAGTCATGCACATGATGCGCGATGTTGTTGAAGAACATGACGGTACAGGCAAGCGCGCCCGCGTGGACGGCATTGACGTGGGCGGCAAGACCGGTACGGCCCAGAAGGCCGACCACAGGTCGGGCACCTACGGCAGCAAGCGTCTTGCTTCGTTCGTCGGCTTTTTCCCGGCAGACAAGCCCAAGTATTTTGTAATGGTCATGGTCGATGAACCTTCGCGCAACCAGTACGGCGGTGTCGTTGCCGCGCCCGTGTTCAAGGAAGTTGCCTCCCGCATGGTGACGTATACGGGCATGTTTAACGAAACCAAGGTGGCAGAAGCGGATACAAAGGCAGCAACTGGCGAAGGCCCGGCCACCAAAACGCGTCAGCGCGGTCTCAAGCTTGCCTCGCTGGAAGTTCCCTATGCAACCGACACCAGAAAGCTGGCCCCGCCGCAGCAGGCCGAAGGCATGCACTTGCCGGGGCATCTGGCAAAGGCCAGCAGCAAGGTGCCGGACGTGATGGGCAAATCTGTGCGCAATGCGGTTGAACTGTTTGCCCGCGCGGGCGTTGTGCCTGAACTCAAAGGATCCGGCAGCAGGGTGGTCAAGCAGACCCCTGCCCCCGGTGTGGCCTGGCCTGAAGAAGGCAAGGACATCGAATATATTCTCTGGCTTTCCGAACGGTAA
- the murG gene encoding undecaprenyldiphospho-muramoylpentapeptide beta-N-acetylglucosaminyltransferase — translation MDNIILTTGGTGGHIFPALAVAEELRRRNPNANLLFVGSLYGPEERLMRQAGIPFEGLPVRGLLGRGFKAVGAGAQMALAVVKAVGILRRFKPDVVAGFGGYAAFAPMLAARILGVPGVLHEQNAIAGASNRFLARLARRVCISLPNTSGFDMKKCVFTGNPVRAAVSAVGQVDRHRQTRRLLVMGGSQGAHALNAFMLENLAEFRGAGVEIRHQTGLTDEGSVRAAYMAAGYAPECVSAFIDDMAGAYAWADVALCRAGASTVAELCAAGLPSVLVPFPYAIHDHQTRNAEVLTRSGAAVLVPEGRMAVQRMSDILLRLLTMPGEREPMAAAALAAARPDAAARVVAVLEQTA, via the coding sequence ATGGACAACATCATCCTGACGACCGGCGGCACTGGCGGGCATATCTTTCCGGCATTGGCTGTGGCAGAGGAATTGCGGCGTCGCAATCCCAATGCCAACTTGCTGTTTGTGGGTTCGCTCTACGGGCCGGAAGAACGGCTGATGCGTCAGGCGGGCATTCCCTTTGAGGGGCTGCCTGTGCGCGGCCTTTTGGGGCGCGGCTTCAAGGCTGTGGGTGCAGGCGCGCAGATGGCTCTTGCCGTGGTCAAGGCTGTGGGGATTTTGCGCCGTTTCAAGCCCGATGTTGTAGCTGGATTCGGCGGGTATGCCGCATTTGCGCCCATGCTGGCCGCACGTATTCTTGGCGTGCCCGGCGTGCTGCACGAGCAGAACGCCATAGCCGGTGCCAGCAACCGTTTTCTGGCGCGGCTTGCGCGGCGCGTGTGCATTTCACTGCCCAACACCAGCGGCTTTGATATGAAAAAATGCGTATTTACGGGCAACCCTGTGCGGGCGGCCGTAAGCGCGGTGGGGCAGGTGGATCGCCACCGGCAGACGCGCCGTCTGCTGGTCATGGGCGGTTCGCAGGGCGCGCATGCGCTCAATGCCTTTATGCTTGAAAATCTGGCGGAATTTCGCGGCGCCGGGGTGGAAATTCGCCACCAGACCGGCCTAACGGATGAGGGCAGTGTGCGCGCGGCCTATATGGCGGCAGGTTATGCCCCCGAATGTGTTTCCGCCTTTATTGACGACATGGCCGGGGCCTACGCCTGGGCCGACGTGGCCCTGTGCCGCGCCGGGGCCAGCACTGTGGCGGAGCTTTGCGCCGCAGGCCTGCCCTCGGTTCTTGTGCCTTTTCCCTATGCCATTCACGATCACCAGACCCGCAACGCCGAGGTGCTGACCCGCAGCGGCGCTGCCGTACTGGTGCCTGAAGGGCGCATGGCCGTGCAGCGTATGTCAGACATTCTGCTGCGGCTCTTGACCATGCCCGGCGAACGCGAACCCATGGCCGCAGCCGCCCTTGCCGCGGCCCGGCCTGACGCGGCAGCGCGCGTGGTCGCCGTTCTGGAACAAACAGCGTAA
- the murD gene encoding UDP-N-acetylmuramoyl-L-alanine--D-glutamate ligase, protein MALEKNRGRRIEPGELAVVVGAGRSGLAAARLLRRAGARVRLLDSNLKALAGREVLAAELAALGIDVQLGEHSAAQFAGAAFVVPSPGMPVARLEGLVDTQVSEILAEMELAWRYLDDEPVLAITGTSGKTTTASLAAAMLHEQGYAVFLGGNIGTPLSEYVLGGKKADVLVLEISSFQLQACTTFCPRAGILLNITPNHLDYHKDMAEYTEAKFRLFRCQDEGDLAVLGEDLQALADAHRLKARKVFVKATDRFPASCLMGAHNRINEEAAWQACRLFGVTEASATRAVERFQPLPHRLERVRELGGVLYVNDSKCTTVSALQVALEAFDRPVRLLCGGKFKGGDLAGLADLLRAKVQEVVLFGASREHFEKAWQGIVPISWHETMEPAVRFASANARSGDVVLLAPATSSYDLYKNYEQRGEDFKQIVGKLS, encoded by the coding sequence ATGGCACTGGAGAAAAATCGCGGCAGACGTATCGAACCCGGCGAACTGGCAGTTGTTGTGGGGGCGGGCCGTTCAGGCCTTGCCGCCGCCAGACTGCTGCGGCGCGCCGGGGCGAGGGTTCGGCTACTGGACAGCAACCTCAAGGCGCTGGCCGGAAGGGAAGTGCTTGCCGCCGAGCTTGCAGCCCTTGGCATTGACGTGCAGCTTGGCGAGCATTCCGCCGCGCAGTTTGCAGGCGCGGCCTTTGTGGTGCCCAGCCCCGGCATGCCTGTAGCCAGGCTTGAGGGGCTGGTGGACACGCAGGTTTCTGAAATTCTGGCCGAAATGGAACTGGCATGGCGCTACCTTGATGACGAGCCGGTGCTGGCCATAACCGGCACCAGCGGCAAAACCACCACGGCCTCCCTGGCTGCCGCCATGCTGCACGAGCAGGGCTATGCCGTGTTTTTGGGCGGCAACATCGGAACGCCGCTTTCGGAATACGTTCTCGGCGGCAAAAAGGCCGATGTGCTTGTGCTCGAGATTTCCAGTTTCCAGTTGCAGGCCTGCACCACATTTTGTCCGCGCGCGGGTATTCTGCTCAACATCACGCCCAACCATCTTGATTACCACAAGGACATGGCGGAATACACCGAGGCCAAGTTCCGGTTGTTCCGCTGTCAGGACGAAGGCGATCTGGCCGTGCTGGGCGAAGATCTGCAAGCGCTGGCTGACGCCCACCGCCTCAAGGCCCGCAAGGTTTTTGTAAAGGCCACTGACCGCTTTCCTGCAAGCTGCCTCATGGGCGCGCATAACCGCATTAATGAGGAAGCCGCATGGCAGGCCTGCCGCCTTTTTGGCGTGACGGAAGCAAGCGCCACCAGAGCTGTTGAACGCTTTCAGCCTTTGCCGCACCGTCTTGAGCGTGTGCGCGAACTTGGCGGCGTGCTGTACGTCAATGATTCCAAATGCACCACGGTTTCCGCCCTTCAGGTGGCGCTGGAGGCCTTTGACCGCCCAGTGCGGCTGCTCTGCGGCGGCAAGTTCAAGGGCGGCGATCTGGCCGGGCTTGCCGACCTGTTGCGCGCGAAGGTGCAGGAAGTTGTGCTTTTTGGGGCCAGCCGTGAGCATTTTGAAAAGGCCTGGCAGGGCATTGTGCCCATAAGCTGGCACGAAACAATGGAACCAGCAGTGCGTTTTGCCTCGGCAAATGCCAGGAGCGGCGATGTGGTGCTGCTTGCGCCCGCCACCTCCAGCTATGACCTGTACAAAAATTATGAACAGCGCGGTGAAGACTTCAAACAGATTGTGGGTAAGCTGTCATGA